A single window of Leishmania panamensis strain MHOM/PA/94/PSC-1 chromosome 35 sequence DNA harbors:
- a CDS encoding hypothetical protein (TriTrypDB/GeneDB-style sysID: LpmP.35.3690): MRMDCADTLLLIAAYLTKKELIALSEVSQLCRRTVNNSFISYEEKQYLLWPCLKEEHVELAPPSQILALGVLEKEQRLLVLVRSGTDTSNIDEIECYLYTQLVDKNGCLVEHQKELPGCFAFPSSLVHFGGNRYLLCKTREGDLHVFDCLIETMIEVPVGTDGFYASPDGDHFLLDYNRHVFFCTANAHIACRWEMTRVDLKRHGCVYSTASNLPPSTLVATHLRAQIVPLPDPFSSCSSSTSGSPATRADATHPVPPLHFYLGTSSAAWRTFWMGSSSALCANEDGVSLLKVTFREMIAERLTSLSSSCLDLVHSSCGDVYGTPCEDHDEYAVMSCREVRLHTVSYWPGRRSTTEVRVVDLDAIVPSRTAIKSVRIIVSRVTYLIHMQHQGLDRMLLLSSDLTLTRWISIGRPSCYVLWRQQVSLVTASLPDGGGESFHPLVEAVEGGLGCVYTFGMRLPDVSSTVATDPFATAVKVTSVVDDDASPASVSRLLVLPQSLTGVEALSWMAFGIVSASLLWTVSALCYNGWWLHLQLLLWEKVA, encoded by the coding sequence ATGAGAATGGACTGCGCCGACACATTACTCCTCATTGCGGCCTACCTGACGAAGAAGGAACTTATTGCGCTGAGTGAAGTCTCGCAGCTGTGTCGGAGGACTGTCAACAACTCATTCATATCGTATGAAGAGAAGCAGTACTTGTTGTGGCCGTGCCTAAAAGAGGAACACGTTGAGCTTGCTCCGCCTAGTCAGATTTTGGCTCTCGGGGTTCTGGAGAAAGAGCAGAGGCTTCTGGTGCTCGTGCGCAGTGGCACAGACACCTCCAATATCGACGAGATAGAATGTTACTTGTACACCCAGCTGGTGGACAAGAATGGGTGCTTGGTAGAGCACCAGAAGGAGCTTCCCGGTTGCtttgcctttccctcctcgctCGTGCACTTTGGCGGGAATCGGTACCTCCTCTGCAAAACGCGCGAAGGGGATCTGCATGTGTTTGACTGCCTCATCGAGACCATGATTGAGGTGCCAGTTGGGACCGACGGCTTTTACGCGTCCCCAGACGGGGACCATTTTCTACTCGACTACAACCGCCACGTCTTCTTTTGCACCGCCAACGCTCACATTGCCTGCAGGTGGGAGATGACCCGAGTCGATCTCAAGCGACATGGGTGCGTCTACAGCACAGCATCGAACCTGCCGCCGTCCACCCTCGTGGCGACGCACCTGCGCGCGCAGATTGTGCCGTTGCCTGAtcccttcagcagctgcagtagcAGCACTAGTGGCAGCCCCGCTACGCGCGCGGATGCGACTCACCCGGTGCCACCCTTGCACTTTTACCtgggcaccagcagcgccgcctggcgAACGTTTTGGatgggcagcagctctgctcTGTGCGCAAATGAGGACGGTGTTAGTCTGCTCAAGGTCACCTTTCGCGAAATGATCGCAGAACGACTGACCTCTCTTTCATCCTCGTGCTTGGACTTAGttcacagcagctgcggggaTGTTTACGGCACCCCGTGCGAGGACCATGATGAGTACGCCGTGATGAGCTGCCGAGAAGTGCGACTGCACACGGTGAGCTACTGGCCAGGCCGTCGATCGACAACTGAGGTGCGTGTCGTCGACCTGGATGCCATTGTCCCGAGTCGCACCGCCATCAAGAGCGTCCGCATCATCGTGAGCCGCGTCACCTATCTAATCCACATGCAGCACCAAGGCTTGGAccggatgctgctgctttcctcCGACCTCACGCTGACGCGGTGGATCTCAATTGGGCGTCCGTCGTGCTATGTGCTGTGGCGTCAGCAGGTGTCACTCGTCACGGCAAGCCTCccagacggcggcggcgagagcTTCCACCCGCTTGTGGAGGCCGTGGAGGGCGGACTCGGTTGCGTTTACACGTTTGGGATGCGACTGCCCGATGTCTCATCTACGGTGGCGACGGATCCGTTTGCCACAGCGGTCAAGGTCACCTCAGTCGTAGATGACGACGCTTCCCCCGCTAGTGTGAGCCGCTTattggtgctgccgcagtcccTCACAGGTGTGGAGGCGCTCTCCTGGATGGCGTTCGGTATCGTAtccgcctcgctgctgtggacGGTGTCGGCGCTGTGCTACAATGGTTGGTGGCTGCACTtgcagcttctcctttgGGAAAAGGTGGCCTAG
- a CDS encoding hypothetical protein (TriTrypDB/GeneDB-style sysID: LpmP.35.3700): MQRSLIPGHNNNRHLAYEEVENNIGGLPVTDNRIQELFDSLDVNHSGAVPVEVVKNFYVGLEHYGLNLSEKEIDETVRKHAATHDDTLTYEEFACFVLSLAQW; this comes from the coding sequence ATGCAGCGGAGCCTCATTCCCGgccacaacaacaaccgcCACCTGGCCTACGAAGAGGTCGAGAACAACATCGGTGGGCTGCCGGTGACGGACAACCGCATCCAGGAGTTGTTCGATTCCCTGGACGTGaaccacagcggcgcagtgccGGTAGAGGTGGTGAAGAACTTCTACGTTGGCCTCGAGCACTACGGCCTGAACCTCTCTGAGAAAGAGATCGACGAAACGGTGCGCAAGCACGCTGCAACACACGATGACACCCTGACCTATGAGGAGTTTGCATGCTTCGTGCTCAGCCTTGCGCAGTGGTAA
- a CDS encoding hypothetical protein (TriTrypDB/GeneDB-style sysID: LpmP.35.3710) — protein MGVMHHFFLVRFADKAASMTLTDAKVDCNHGVWNTITHTCDCDAGWTTDWLHQDVLGGNYVYCNSRASTPAPSNSSAATASFLAGKSTLIIIVVFAIVLIASCGVVAFCCYRKGRRLVEEKAKQSAILAAATEKEEARRQEEMQVQAGAAIQQMWAAQLELQRQNQAKMDQVMNMNTVPTTLNSQLSIPSSHHLRHRHEMISRQQGETTAACDADYEGGNSLADAFDRRSSQESFVLHPSYYRRGATPPTAGGYTNCPEIPLSYYTTTTTEAPWRAVKSPQYLQPTYRSSPF, from the coding sequence ATGGGGGTAATGCACCACTTTTTTCTCGTGCGCTTTGCTGATAAGGCGGCGTCGATGACTTTGACTGACGCCAAGGTGGACTGCAATCACGGGGTGTGGAACACGATCACGCACACCTGTGATTGCGACGCTGGTTGGACCACCGACTGGCTCCACCAAGACGTACTGGGCGGCAACTATGTCTACTGCAACAGTCGAGCGTCAACCCCGGCACCCAGTaactccagcgccgccactgcatCTTTTTTGGCAGGCAAGAGTACCCTGATCATCATTGTGGTCTTTGCTATTGTATTGATTGCGTCATGCGGGGTCGTTGCATTTTGCTGCTACCGGAAGGGACGGCGTCTCGTCgaggaaaaggcgaagcAGTCGGCGATCCTGGCAGCTGCAACTgagaaggaagaagcgcGACGTCAAGAAGAGATGCAGGTACAGGCGGGAGCAGCAATCCAACAAATGTGGGCTGCTCAGCTAGAGTTGCAGCGTCAAAATCAAGCGAAGATGGACCAGGTTATGAACATGAATACCGTGCCGACCACCTTGAACTCACAGCTCTCGATACCATCGTCACACCATCTGCGGCACAGACATGAGATGATTTCGCGGCAGCAGGGCGAGACTACCGCCGCGTGTGACGCCGACTACGAGGGTGGAAACTCGCTGGCAGATGCCTTTGACCGACGGAGTTCACAGGAGTCATTCGTGCTGCACCCTAGTTACTACCGCCGCGGAGCAACGCCACCGACCGCGGGCGGGTACACCAACTGCCCCGAAATTCCGCTGTCGTACTACACGACTACAACAACGGAGGCACCGTGGAGAGCAGTGAAATCTCCTCAGTATCTGCAACCCACCTACCGTTCTTCTCCATTTTGA
- a CDS encoding hypothetical protein (TriTrypDB/GeneDB-style sysID: LpmP.35.3720) — MALVISDEATQEAERILACQNSFKVLELTPSNCTKEMVLMQYETKASLFKGLFRNKLVMQAKAKLDNAKVRLADTQLREKEAAAFKALQHDVHKDYAELQALEVRTRVLEMRAATVQGEAV, encoded by the coding sequence ATGGCGCTTGTAATATCAGACGAAGCTACacaggaggcagagagaatTCTTGCCTGTCAGAACAGCTTCAAGGTACTGGAGCTGACTCCAAGCAACTGCACAAAAGAGATGGTGTTGATGCAGTACGAGACGAAGGCGTCACTCTTCAAAGGGCTATTTCGGAACAAACTAGTAATGCAGGCGAAAGCCAAGCTTGACAACGCTAAAGTGCGCCTTGCAGACACGCAActgcgagagaaggaggcagctgctttcaaggcgctgcagcacgatGTCCACAAGGACTACGCTGAGCTACAGGCGCTAGAAGTTCGCACGCGCGTTCTTGAGATGCGGGCCGCCACCGTTCAAGGCGAGGCAGTGTAG
- a CDS encoding hypothetical protein (TriTrypDB/GeneDB-style sysID: LpmP.35.3730): protein MQEIIDTVNRYTLRSAAFRDKPTPGFSTRQFLCSLLLHRQLDSIRLSSIAHYMFSTEALIAVSRDGIQTISCEGNALWPICTIPNRLTSDISGVAVTPEGTLISSSNGICYLEGGNLRVAEDRVSSSYTQNVLCVSCTPDGKYIATGGVTATVTVWTSDLKPLHHFAGHTDWVRFVKFARGKSPALQLFSTGDDGVICQWDALAGSLISRVDYSLGESIQLFEVSYYSGLIAISSGTSLIALYCSRSDNTTRAVGEDVLRLQPMALITGAHDYTPTAGKFTDDSQWLASASEDETIALTYVVNPQTCFVCKEFVTRRRCFSFMNIFNSICILAAPPVSSVIVIAACSSDGTVVQWVVDPRTNRTNYTKKLQLHLGSFLGMDLIPGDCLNNLLW, encoded by the coding sequence ATGCAGGAAATTATCGACACAGTCAACCGCTACACGCTGCGAAGCGCAGCCTTCCGGGATAAACCCACTCCAGGCTTTTCGACGCGACAGTTTCTCTGCTCACTGCTGCTACATCGACAACTGGATTCTATCCGGCTATCTTCGATAGCTCATTACATGTTCTCGACAGAGGCGCTCATCGCCGTCTCGCGTGATGGTATTCAGACGATCAGCTGCGAGGGCAACGCATTGTGGCCCATTTGTACAATTCCAAACAGATTGACGAGCGATATTTCCGGTGTGGCCGTGACGCCTGAGGGCACGCTCATCAGCAGCTCAAATGGCATCTGTTACCTTGAAGGCGGAAATCTGAGAGTAGCGGAGGATCGCGTTTCTAGCAGCTACACGCAAAACGTACTTTGTGTCTCGTGCACACCTGACGGCAAGTACATCGCAACCGGGGGCGTTACGGCCACAGTCACGGTATGGACATCCGATTTAAAGCCCCTTCACCATTTTGCAGGCCACACAGACTGGGTTCGTTTCGTCAAGTTTGCACGTGGAAAGTCGCCCGCGCTGCAGCTTTTTAGCACGGGCGATGACGGTGTGATATGCCAGTGGGATGCGCTCGCCGGCTCCCTCATCTCACGGGTCGACTACTCGCTCGGAGAGAGCATTCAGCTCTTTGAGGTAAGCTACTACAGCGGCCTCATTGCCATCTCCAGCGGAACATCGCTCATCGCACTATACTGCTCCCGGTCCGACAACACCACTCGTGCTGTTGGAGAGGATGTCCTTCGGCTGCAGCCGATGGCGCTTATCACGGGTGCCCATGATTACACCCCCACAGCTGGAAAATTTACGGATGACTCTCAGTGGCTTGCCAGCGCATCTGAAGATGAGACCATCGCTCTCACTTATGTCGTTAACCCACAAACGTGCTTCGTGTGCAAAGAGTTCGTCACCCGTCGccgctgtttttctttcatgAATATTTTCAACTCCATCTGCATTTTGGCTGCGCCGCCCGTTTCATCTGTAATTGTTATTGCCGCATGCTCGAGTGATGGCACTGTGGTGCAGTGGGTAGTTGATCCGCGTACAAACAGAACGAACTACACAAAGAAGCTGCAGCTTCACCTGGGCTCTTTTTTAGGCATGGACTTGATCCCTGGCGATTGCCTAAACAACCTGTTGTGGTGA
- a CDS encoding hypothetical protein (TriTrypDB/GeneDB-style sysID: LpmP.35.3740) produces MLKSTCPKRAVFHNAPSVYPFAKPFHDTPYDQDRGRFDKTKNILRENKWPAWMDHGADGTGFGIGLNRTHPLSKLRGNLRRNPSEIPRVLNMMIQGVWHKSGNKLYFRGGKPPNPSTHPYLTGEPCPVYGWKVTDPGVIREFNLPQPERDKTRYKPYVALQERKIMGMQAPIKGQSAVPTSTESTDSKPLMKRLFFWK; encoded by the coding sequence ATGTTGAAGTCTACGTGCCCGAAGCGGGCCGTATTTCACAACGCACCGTCAGTCTACCCTTTTGCCAAACCTTTTCATGACACTCCCTATGACCAAGATCGCGGGCGCTTTGACAAGACAAAGAACATTCTACGAGAGAACAAATGGCCTGCCTGGATGGACCACGGCGCCGATGGAACGGGGTTTGGTATTGGGCTGAATCGCACTCACCCTCTTTCCAAGCTTCGTGGCAACCTTAGGCGCAACCCCAGTGAAATACCACGTGTGCTAAATATGATGATTCAGGGTGTGTGGCACAAGAGCGGTAACAAGCTATATTTTCGAGGTGGCAAGCCACCGAATCCCAGTACTCATCCCTATCTGACTGGTGAGCCATGCCCAGTGTACGGATGGAAAGTCACAGACCCGGGTGTGATTAGGGAATTCAATCTTCCACAGCCAGAAAGGGACAAAACACGGTACAAGCCGTATGTTGCGCTGCAAGAGCGTAAGATTATGGGCATGCAGGCCCCTATTAAAGGGCAGAGTGCCGTGCCTACCTCTACAGAGAGCACTGACTCGAAGCCACTGATGaagcgcctctttttctggaAGTGA
- a CDS encoding nudix hydrolase-like protein (TriTrypDB/GeneDB-style sysID: LpmP.35.3760) — protein sequence MKHNYVRTGLEVMAGLKFTRLCSLSYTDSNNDAQPGHKWEMVQRTTRSIPMSAFERSPAPIPVDAVEICAVVRRSSKKFIVVVAQYRPPVDAVCLEFPAGLVDYNESPGQAAIREMHEETGFVVDETGIVSISPPLSTEPGLTDSCCVLVHLDVDGERAENQEPKQHLDYGEDIEVLLIPISEPNTAVGELSSAVQRYTAKGQRAIVDAKLYTFMEALAWSL from the coding sequence ATGAAGCACAACTACGTCAGAACGGGGCTCGAGGTCATGGCTGGACTGAAGTTCACACgactttgctctctttcgtACACCGACAGCAACAATGATGCCCAGCCAGGGCATAAGTGGGAAATGGTGCAGAGAACGACCCGGTCCATACCTATGAGCGCATTTGAACGCTCTCCGGCACCAATCCCGGTTGATGCAGTCGAAATTTGTGCCGTGGTGCGGAGAAGCAGCAAGAAGTTTATCGTGGTTGTTGCACAGTATCGTCCACCAGTGGATGCAGTTTGTCTGGAGTTTCCAGCAGGTTTGGTGGATTACAACGAAAGTCCAGGCCAAGCCGCCATTCGTGAGATGCACGAGGAGACAGGTTTTGTGGTAGATGAAACTGGAATTGTATCTATTTCACCGCCCCTCTCTACAGAACCCGGTCTCACTGACTCATGTTGCGTTCTGGTGCACCTCGACGTTGACGGTGAGCGCGCAGAAAATCAGGAACCAAAGCAACACCTGGATTATGGGGAGGACATTGAAGTTCTTCTGATTCCCATTTCTGAACCCAATACCGCGGTAGGAGAGCTTTCGAGTGCAGTCCAGCGATATACTGCAAAGGGCCAGCGCGCGATTGTGGATGCAAAGCTGTATACATTCATGGAAGCTCTGGCGTGGAGCCTATAA
- a CDS encoding hypothetical protein (TriTrypDB/GeneDB-style sysID: LpmP.35.3770) has protein sequence MKTVSIRTPVLQLRSSCQILSYQRRWHLIKGDRRKDEELKSVEIAPTFECDRIAQSGESGHSGNISTCVDEPIEPLSQGLTNTVEGTPYRINWYDFQTVSPAKRFTYWVYRRLRDLPPEWQEYYRSMVYQEISASRYVNQTWDCFMMVVDGYRKAKWVLRKYGVQVDESLIPRPYNNFWEETTHEERVWAHRRSHQMKELQALQRDDDETVFGANMMNRNEVSYTSIKNLQSGMQGGTPLHAHDLPAPKESDLRMSRQDEEMSSALMSSIEDDKLWNPVLRSRLHTQFQRTEAEFYGFEDEDDDEPAAEIQGK, from the coding sequence ATGAAGACCGTATCAATTCGTACTCCCGTTCTTCAGCTGCGTAGCAGCTGTCAAATTTTGAGTTATCAGCGCAGGTGGCATCTCATCAAAGGCGACAGAAGGAAAGACGAAGAACTGAAGAGCGTTGAAATCGCTCCTACCTTTGAGTGTGACAGAATAGCCCAAAGCGGTGAAAGTGGCCACTCGGGCAACATTTCAACATGTGTCGATGAGCCCATAGAGCCACTGTCGCAAGGCCTGACGAACACAGTGGAGGGAACACCGTATCGTATCAACTGGTATGACTTTCAAACTGTGAGTCCAGCGAAGCGCTTCACTTACTGGGTATACCGCCGCTTGCGAGATCTGCCACCTGAGTGGCAAGAGTACTATCGCAGCATGGTGTATCAAGAAATCAGCGCTAGTCGGTATGTAAACCAAACATGGGATTGCTTTATGATGGTTGTTGATGGGTATCGCAAGGCTAAATGGGTACTTCGAAAGTACGGCGTGCAGGTCGACGAAAGCCTTATCCCGAGACCATACAACAATTTCTGGGAAGAAACCACACACGAGGAGCGTGTTTGGGCCCATCGACGCTCCCACCAAATGAAAGAATtacaggcgctgcagcgcgatgATGACGAAACAGTATTCGGGGCAAACATGATGAATCGGAACGAAGTGTCATATACGTCAATCAAGAATCTTCAGAGTGGTATGCAAGGCGGAACACCTCTTCACGCTCACGACCTACCTGCGCCAAAAGAATCAGATTTGAGAATGTCGCGTCAGGACGAAGAAATGAGCAGTGCGCTCATGTCAAGCATCGAAGACGACAAGTTGTGGAACCCAGTGCTGCGATCTCGCTTGCATACACAGTTTCAGCGAACAGAGGCAGAATTTTACGGCTTCGAAGATGAAGATGATGACGAACCTGCTGCAGAGATCCAGGGAAAGTGA
- a CDS encoding calmodulin, putative (TriTrypDB/GeneDB-style sysID: LpmP.35.3780) produces MADLLSLRQITELKETFSIFDIDCDGSITIDDLEQAFSSIGHKLSKKKLQSILRDADLDSNGVIDFPEFLTLVATKLNDPEEKELEMRRAFRMYDLGNTGFISVSNLRFVMGRLGCSLTAEQAFDMISEEDTDGDGKLSFDDFRRVMTEGWGATH; encoded by the coding sequence ATGGCAGACCTGCTCTCCCTTCGACAAATTACCGAGCTCAAAGAAACCTTCTCCATATTCGACATAGATTGTGATGGTAGCATTACTATCGACGATTTGGAGCAAGCGTTCAGTTCCATTGGCCACAAACTATcgaagaagaagctgcaGTCAATTTTACGTGATGCCGACCTAGACTCCAACGGTGTGATTGACTTCCCGGAGTTTCTCACGCTTGTTGCCACGAAGCTGAATGACccggaggaaaaggagctTGAAATGCGTCGCGCGTTTCGTATGTATGACCTGGGAAATACTGGTTTCATTTCTGTATCCAATCTGCGCTTTGTGATGGGGCGCCTTGGCTGCTCTCTGACAGCAGAACAGGCGTTCGACATGATTAGCGAGGAGGATACAGATGGCGATGGGAAGCTAAGCTTTGACGATTTTCGGCGCGTTATGACTGAGGGATGGGGCGCAACGCATTGA
- a CDS encoding mitogen activated kinase-like protein (TriTrypDB/GeneDB-style sysID: LpmP.35.3790) has protein sequence MNIPIIKYDIHDVFLVLSVLRRLPEYTKRLQKGSSEVSYRIIYSSICAARWYYRCYSRYGEFVRLLNKYTECITLNLPNTALQVAEQIAAHASQIRIPQHQQRLPLPILVSILLAAICCVATVVLIGVGETCCGKADIAALILSCVSVLCLCALLSLIYASLKWHECRGQEQLVDRIVRTAYESIGKQNFCNNPLSDRIDLPERMTVEETDGFLLDSGTAHRNQRAIAMLLKKATEDEWNAALQNRGLPHSMIGLNAIYQHTIIIMTDFDGQVVLWSDGAATYFGFSARDVEGNNINSLLYGERSVELYATMTEAAMKNSRLSEKVLTMAHMSLGTVSISATVVLSCETESNQPVGFTLIGSVRSDELSQTQAVLHSFFVTALSQLSVKDSQFRQIVYCLQWKNLRDFSALTRGWRSAHIRQLLSEVIKGRQRYVSFEVDPKVTELPPILCDTVGVTAVLNRSFELFCAKISVRVEQKRTTSAVYQLIVIYRHEMPGLNRNTLIGITCSANDLGGIVIDSPGTLKLLLPFMMKDEVIQVLRPQDAAAQKPNGHDPLIVLLLEKNGVHCHNISASIWSCGHSVRLVESVCKALQAIEESTDLGCAIVDIDSKGSDRVVEALLAKHIYIIETSEALDSVAKCGDALLKKPISNEALRKELDRAINRCEEAKRAGEELLKRREVFGKVRKSPWTQGRLLGRGGHAAVYEATSTLTGGKMAVKIIRVSGNFEERIDEFMNEIEILCQLTHPNIIHYFYCERTKTTLNLFMALADQGTVADLLKRCPRLRENHIATIMKQLLQAVNYLHECGIIHRDVKPGNMLISQGQLKLSDFGTATTNVREGTVGTIKYMAPEVVDGKSSGKESDIWSIGCVVCECLQIKRSGGGLLGYGAPEEYPSDISAQAIDFIKACMQRNPSERATAGTLLLHDFIVHLDDEVLQLAEVPAEAVPNEEEAKPRKSGSSSSDSTIISWSFD, from the coding sequence aTGAACATACCAATCATAAAATACGATATCCACGATGTTTTTCTGGTACTGAGTGTTCTGAGGAGGCTACCAGAATATACGAAAAGGTTGCAAAAGGGCTCCTCAGAGGTATCATATCGAATCATTTACAGCTCGATTTGCGCTGCCCGCTGGTACTACCGCTGCTACTCCCGGTACGGAGAATTTGTTCGTTTACTCAACAAATACACTGAATGTATTACTTTGAATTTGCCTAACACCGCACTCCAAGTCGCGGAACAAATTGCAGCGCACGCTTCCCAAATTCGTAttccgcagcaccagcagcggcttccGCTTCCCATTCTTGTCTCTATCCTTCTTGCGGCGATATGCTGCGTCGCGACGGTGGTTCTCATTGGCGTTGGAGAAACTTGCTGTGGCAAAGCCGATATTGCCGCACTGATACTTAGCTGTGTCAGCGTCTTGTGCTTATGTGCACTGCTTTCACTCATTTACGCATCCTTAAAGTGGCACGAGTGCAGAGGGCAGGAACAGCTTGTTGACCGGATAGTGCGAACAGCCTACGAGAGCATCGGAAAACAGAACTTTTGCAACAACCCGCTGTCGGACAGAATTGATCTCCCAGAGCGAATGACCGTCGAGGAGACAGATGGGTTTCTTCTAGACTCGGGAACCGCACATCGTAACCAGCGGGCTATTGCGATGCTCTTAAAAAAGGCCACCGAAGATGAGTGGAATGCTGCCTTACAGAACAGAGGACTTCCTCATTCTATGATTGGGCTTAACGCCATCTATCAGCATACAATTATTATCATGACGGACTTTGATGGACAGGTGGTACTGTGGAGCGATGGCGCGGCTACCTATTTTGGATTCAGTGCACGAGACGTCGAGGGAAACAACATAAATTCTCTTCTCTATGGCGAACGGTCGGTGGAGCTCTACGCCACAATGACTGAAGCTGCTATGAAAAACTCGCGCCTCTCTGAAAAGGTTCTCACAATGGCACATATGAGTTTGGGGACTGTCTCTATCAGCGCAACGGTGGTCCTGAGCTGTGAGACCGAGTCGAATCAGCCCGTCGGGTTTACTCTTATCGGGTCTGTCCGCTCCGATGAATTGTCGCAGACGCAAGCAGTGCTGCACTCCTTCTTTGTGACAGCATTGTCACAACTGTCTGTCAAGGACAGTCAATTTCGTCAAATTGTCTACTGCCTGCAATGGAAAAACCTGCGCGATTTCTCCGCGCTGACGAGGGGCTGGAGAAGCGCGCACAttcggcagctgctgtccGAGGTCATCAAAGGTCGGCAGCGCTACGTGAGCTTCGAAGTCGATCCAAAGGTAACCGAGTTGCCGCCTATTCTCTGCGACACGGTTGGCGTCACTGCTGTGCTGAATCGATCCTTCGAGCTGTTCTGCGCGAAAATCAGCGTTCGCGTTGAGCAAAAGCGCACGACCAGTGCGGTATACCAGCTCATTGTAATTTACCGTCATGAGATGCCCGGGCTCAACCGAAATACCTTGATTGGCATCACCTGCTCTGCAAATGACCTTGGCGGTATTGTAATTGATTCCCCCGGTACGCTGAAGCTGTTGCTGCCCTTCATGATGAAGGATGAGGTAATTCAAGTCTTGCGGCCTCaagatgctgctgcgcaaaaGCCCAATGGCCATGACCCACTCATTGTGCTGCTCTTGGAGAAGAATGGCGTGCACTGTCACAATATATCAGCATCCATCTGGAGCTGCGGTCATTCTGTGCGGTTGGTTGAGAGTGTTTGCAAAGCGTTGCAGGCCATCGAAGAATCGACCGACCTCGGCTGCGCTATCGTCGACATCGACTCGAAAGGTTCTGACCGTGTggtcgaggcgctgctggcgaagcACATCTACATAATCGAAACCTCCGAGGCGCTAGACAGCGTTGCAAAATGTGGTGACGCCCTTCTGAAAAAGCCGATTTCGAATGAGGCGCTTCGTAAGGAGCTAGACAGAGCCATCAATAGGTgtgaggaggcgaagcgggccggcgaggagctgctgaagcggagAGAAGTGTTTGGAAAGGTGCGAAAGAGCCCATGGACACAAGGCCGTCTGCTCGGGCGTGGCGGGCATGCTGCTGTGTACGAGGCGACTTCTACCCTGACGGGTGGCAAAATGGCCGTCAAGATCATTCGCGTCTCCGGCAACTTTGAAGAGCGTATCGATGAGTTTATGAATGAAATTGAGATTCTGTGTCAGTTGACACACCCCAACATCATTCACTACTTTTACTGCGAGCGGACCAAGACAACCCTCAACCTCTTCATGGCGCTGGCTGACCAAGGTACGGTAGCCGATCTCCTCAAGCGCTGCCCACGGCTGCGCGAGAACCACATCGCGACCATCATGAAACAACTTCTGCAGGCGGTCAACTACTTGCACGAATGTGGCATTATCCATCGCGACGTTAAGCCAGGCAACATGCTCATTTCGCAAGGACAACTGAAGCTGTCTGACTTCGGTACGGCCACTACGAACGTTCGAGAGGGCACTGTTGGCACCATAAAGTACATGGCCCCAGAGGTCGTTGACGGGAAGTCGAGTGGTAAGGAAAGTGACATCTGGTCTATCGGGTGCGTCGTCTGCGAGTGTTTGCAGATCAAGCGCTCTGGTGGGGGCTTGCTTGGCTACGGTGCGCCAGAAGAGTACCCCAGTGATATATCTGCTCAGGCGATCGACTTTATCAAGGCTTGCATGCAGAGAAATCCGTCAGAGCGCGCAACCGCtggcacgctgctgctgcacgatTTCATTGTACACCTCGACGACGAGGTGTTGCAGCTAGCTGAAGTACCAGCTGAGGCAGTGCCaaacgaagaggaggcaaagcCACGTAAATCCGGCAGCAGTTCCAGTGACTCCACCATCATCAGCTGGTCCTTCGACTAG